The Zobellia alginiliquefaciens genome contains a region encoding:
- a CDS encoding IMPACT family protein translates to MEEINDTYKTLAKPSEEILFKEKKSKFYGYAFPVKNEAEVKLRIEELRKKHPNANHVCYAWQLGISELNYRANDDGEPNNSAGMPIYGQIQSFDVTNTLVAVARIFGGTKLGVGGLISAYKMGAKLALENSNIVERIVQKQYKLTFEYAQMDVVMRIIKQKNLQIVSQKMEMDCELIIAVRKSEAEQIKDVFVGIYGVDII, encoded by the coding sequence ATGGAAGAGATAAATGACACCTATAAGACCCTTGCCAAACCCTCTGAAGAAATTCTATTCAAAGAGAAGAAGAGTAAATTCTACGGCTATGCCTTTCCTGTTAAAAACGAAGCTGAGGTTAAACTACGCATTGAAGAACTTAGAAAAAAGCACCCCAACGCGAACCATGTATGTTACGCATGGCAACTAGGAATTTCAGAATTAAATTATCGTGCCAATGATGATGGCGAACCCAATAATTCTGCCGGAATGCCAATTTACGGACAAATTCAATCTTTTGATGTCACGAACACTTTGGTAGCGGTTGCCCGTATTTTTGGCGGAACAAAATTGGGTGTGGGCGGATTAATAAGTGCTTATAAAATGGGGGCCAAACTTGCTCTAGAAAATTCTAACATAGTAGAACGAATAGTTCAAAAACAGTATAAACTTACTTTTGAATATGCGCAGATGGATGTTGTAATGCGGATAATCAAACAAAAGAATCTACAGATTGTTTCACAAAAAATGGAAATGGATTGCGAGCTAATTATAGCTGTTCGAAAAAGTGAAGCCGAACAAATAAAGGATGTTTTTGTAGGAATTTACGGAGTTGACATTATTTAA